A stretch of the Candidatus Nealsonbacteria bacterium genome encodes the following:
- the def gene encoding peptide deformylase, with the protein MAILEIKKYPDPILRKKAQPVEKITDEIEKLKKDMVETMIKNEGVGLAATQVGQLKRIIIIQTEKDPLELINPKIIKRSKKTEITEEGCLSFPGLRLKIKRAKEVEISARDKVGLEVQISAQGLQARVFQHEIDHLDGRLFIDRLSFFQRLRIRKELKELMKRF; encoded by the coding sequence ATGGCTATTTTAGAAATTAAAAAATATCCTGACCCAATTTTACGTAAGAAAGCTCAACCGGTTGAGAAGATAACTGACGAGATTGAGAAGCTTAAAAAAGATATGGTAGAGACGATGATAAAGAATGAGGGAGTAGGATTGGCTGCGACCCAGGTGGGGCAATTAAAAAGGATAATTATTATTCAAACCGAAAAAGACCCTCTCGAGCTTATTAATCCGAAAATTATAAAAAGAAGTAAGAAAACCGAGATTACAGAAGAGGGTTGTTTAAGCTTTCCCGGCCTTCGGTTAAAAATAAAGAGAGCAAAAGAAGTTGAAATTAGCGCTCGAGATAAAGTAGGATTGGAAGTTCAAATTTCAGCTCAGGGTCTTCAAGCTCGAGTGTTCCAACACGAGATTGATCATTTAGATGGAAGATTATTCATTGACAGGCTTAGCTTTTTTCAGAGACTGAGGATAAGGAAAGAACTGAAAGAACTTATGAAAAGATTTTAA